In the Acropora muricata isolate sample 2 chromosome 10, ASM3666990v1, whole genome shotgun sequence genome, one interval contains:
- the LOC136931884 gene encoding MFS-type efflux pump MSMEG_3705-like, translating into MRLSFRFGWWWSFTRRQVVKTFQEAMAQSFMQVFKAGGYAVYVLLLLLGTYLLNQLDRYALAVSSQPMAHDIKFGDKGCLPYNSTFSKDDKKLCVNSLKDSSQPERNQTACEQKTKGKSSSQHVCVWDYDGTGSQYQILAGPVFILVYTVSGIPLGFSAGVFNRKNLLVFCLLLWSTMTLLTGFATKYWHLVITRFILGIGEAGCTPFASSLIADYFPETLRGSALGVYNWGIYIGYSMAYAFGNFITEANIDGKGWRWVFWIAAMPGFVLGALMLLTLKEPVRVEKGDTVTLGFNRRQLLKEKFVLLLRTFMRPSLIILFVAGSIRNAGGYVWAYNTQPYFNKYYPSTNVGEYMSWIPLVGGSLGVVLGGFISDRLIKNRGFYARVWVLVFSQVIAAPFAAGALFLKPPYAFISLIPSNVIGEMWVGVTLTVVVELVPNMIRSPAIAGYLFVISIIGGNMPLLVPPLKKLTSLRTALYILFPGLYLLSSVLFLLTLFSLKRDLRRVEEEQDVTKPLLPETSNSDPSGKTV; encoded by the exons ATGCGGTTGTCTTTCCGTTTTGGTTGGTGGTGGAGTTTCACTCGGCGTCAGGTAGTGAAAACGTTCCAAGAGGCCATGGCGCAGAGTTTTATGCAAGTGTTCAAAGCTGGTGGTTATGCCGTATACGTTCTCTTGCTCTTGCTTGGAACATACTTGTTGAATCAACTGGATCGCTATGCTTTGGCAGTGTCTTCCCAACCCATGGCTCATGATATCAAATTTGGGGACAAAGGATGCTTACCATACAACTCTACCTTCTCCAAAGATGATAAGAAACTCTGTGTCAACAGTTTAAAGGACAGCAGTCAGCCTGAACGAAATCAAACAGC ATGTGaacagaaaacaaaaggcaaaagttCAAGCCAGCATGTTTGTGTTTGGGATTATGATGGTACTGGAAGTCAATATCAAATTCTTGCTGGACCAGTGTTTATACTTGTGTACACTGTCAGTGGCATTCCTCTTGGATTTTCTGCCGGGGTTTTTAATCGCAAAAATCTGCTTGTTTTCTGTTTGTTGTTGTGGAGTACAATGACCCTACTCACTGGTTTTGCTACCAAATATTGGCATTTAGTCATCACACGATTTATCCTAGGAATTGG AGAGGCTGGCTGTACTCCATTTGCCTCCAGTTTAATAGCAGACTACTTTCCAGAG ACATTACGAGGATCTGCCCTGGGTGTATACAACTGGGGAATCTATATTGGTTACAGCATGGCTTATGCATTTGGTAACTTCATCACAGAAGCTAATATTGATGGGAAGGGATGGAGATGGGTTTTCTGGATTGCTGCTATGCCTGGTTTTGTCCTGGGAGCTCTTATGCTCCTCACCTTAAAGGAACCCGTGAGGGTAGAGAAGGGAGATACG GTTACTCTTGGCTTTAACAGGAGACAGCTACTGAAAGAGAAGTTTGTACTTCTCCTCAGAACTTTCATGCGGCCTTCGTTGATCATTTTGTTTGTTGCGGGTTCTATAAGAAATGCCGGAGGATACGTGTGGGCGTACAACACTCAGCCGTACTTTAACAAATACTATCCCAGCACTAATGTTGGAGAGTACATGAGCTGGATACCTCTTGTTGGAGGAAGCCTGGGGGTTGTGCTAGGAGGGTTCATCTCAGATCGCCTGATAAAGAATCGAGGGTTCTACGCAAGAGTCTGGGTCCTAGTCTTCAGTCAG GTAATCGCGGCTCCTTTTGCTGCTGGAGCTCTCTTTCTCAAACCACCATACGCCTTCATCAGCTTGATTCCATCAAATGTCATTGGCGAAATGTGGGTGGGAGTAACACTGACAGTTGTTGTGGAACTTGTTCCTAACATGATTCGTTCACCTGCAATTGCTGGCTACCTTTTTGTCATCTCAATCATAGGCGGAAACATGCCTTTGCTTGTGCCACCTCTTAAGAAACTCACCAGTTTGCGCACAGCTCTGTACATCCTTTTCCCCGGTTTGTACCTGTTGAGTTcggtgttgtttttgttgacattattttcattaaagaGGGACTTGAGACGAGTGGAAGAAGAACAGGACGTCACCAAGCCATTGTTGCCTGAAACTTCCAATTCTGACCCATCAGGGAAAACTGTTTGA